The following coding sequences lie in one Zingiber officinale cultivar Zhangliang chromosome 2B, Zo_v1.1, whole genome shotgun sequence genomic window:
- the LOC122046619 gene encoding dormancy-associated protein homolog 3-like isoform X2 — protein sequence MGLLHHLWDDTVAGPLPDSGLGRLRKSSSFSPSSSSAAAKPLPAALQVTRSITILRSGGPPSPSSAAGSPRSVPDSPVSVPTPRGDWKRLRRKLAPVVGEGSEAVEPRKPTVYD from the exons ATGGGACTGCTACACCACCTGTGGGACGACACGGTGGCCGGGCCTCTGCCGGACTCCGGCCTAGGGAGGCTCCGCAAGTCTTCGTCCTTTTCCCCTTCCTCGTCCTCCGCGGCGGCTAAGCCGCTTCCCGCCGCTCTCCAGGTCACCCGGAGCATCACCATCCTCCGGAGCGGCGGACCCCCGTCGCCGTCCAGCGCTGCTGGCTCCCCTCGCAGCGTCCCCGACTCCCCTGTTTCCG TTCCGACGCCGAGGGGAGACTGGAAGAGGCTCCGGAGGAAGCTGGCGCCGGTGGTGGGCGAGGGATCGGAGGCCGTCGAGCCGAGGAAGCCCACTGTCTATGACTG
- the LOC122046619 gene encoding dormancy-associated protein homolog 4-like isoform X1 has protein sequence MGLLHHLWDDTVAGPLPDSGLGRLRKSSSFSPSSSSAAAKPLPAALQVTRSITILRSGGPPSPSSAAGSPRSVPDSPVSVPTPRGDWKRLRRKLAPVVGEGSEAVEPRKPTVYDWVVISALDR, from the exons ATGGGACTGCTACACCACCTGTGGGACGACACGGTGGCCGGGCCTCTGCCGGACTCCGGCCTAGGGAGGCTCCGCAAGTCTTCGTCCTTTTCCCCTTCCTCGTCCTCCGCGGCGGCTAAGCCGCTTCCCGCCGCTCTCCAGGTCACCCGGAGCATCACCATCCTCCGGAGCGGCGGACCCCCGTCGCCGTCCAGCGCTGCTGGCTCCCCTCGCAGCGTCCCCGACTCCCCTGTTTCCG TTCCGACGCCGAGGGGAGACTGGAAGAGGCTCCGGAGGAAGCTGGCGCCGGTGGTGGGCGAGGGATCGGAGGCCGTCGAGCCGAGGAAGCCCACTGTCTATGACTG